A genomic window from Synergistota bacterium includes:
- a CDS encoding PilZ domain-containing protein, with protein sequence MKVKLGSRVFFEIEGGTFKGTFPTRIEDMNRERGLIAIAHPLYKGVLIPLRGERYYIWLATPRGIYRYPVSIVGAEEDRVPLILLKVIGQGEHLQRRRFVRVETNLPLSYRLKGRLISPKKGRVKDISAGGIKGVFEEPLVPGQRILIRIDLGDGLGPMILEGRVVRVEVREGEIEHGVEFISMSDKAVRRIMRYVFKIERDLRQKGLL encoded by the coding sequence TTGAAAGTTAAGTTAGGATCACGAGTGTTTTTTGAGATAGAAGGGGGTACATTTAAGGGAACGTTTCCCACAAGGATTGAAGACATGAATAGAGAAAGGGGACTGATAGCTATAGCTCATCCTTTATATAAGGGAGTTTTAATACCGTTAAGAGGTGAGAGGTATTATATATGGCTGGCCACCCCCCGGGGTATTTACCGCTATCCCGTTAGTATCGTTGGGGCTGAGGAGGACAGGGTTCCTCTAATATTGCTTAAGGTTATCGGGCAAGGAGAGCATCTTCAGCGGAGAAGATTTGTTCGAGTTGAGACGAACCTTCCGCTTAGCTATAGGCTTAAGGGAAGGTTAATTTCTCCCAAAAAAGGCAGGGTTAAGGATATAAGCGCTGGTGGAATTAAGGGTGTGTTTGAGGAACCGCTCGTACCAGGGCAGAGAATTCTCATAAGGATAGATCTTGGTGATGGGCTTGGTCCGATGATTCTCGAGGGAAGAGTGGTGAGGGTTGAGGTACGGGAGGGAGAGATAGAGCACGGTGTTGAGTTTATCAGCATGAGCGATAAGGCAGTTAGAAGGATAATGAGGTATGTTTTTAAGATTGAGAGAGACTTAAGACAAAAAGGCTTGCTATGA